A genome region from Clostridia bacterium includes the following:
- a CDS encoding HAD family hydrolase — MKKLFIFDLDGTILDTVHTIAYYVNDALKHFGFPENETDAYKYFAGNGATNLIHRSLAAHGLDTEDNFNKVYPYYMEQYNKNTLYKTAHFKGLPETLKALKEKGIALAVVSNKPDSTVQPLMPKFFEEGLFDYIFGARENVPLKPDPAAVNEVIRLCGVEKQDVVYVGDTGTDMQTGKNAGLFTVGVLWGFRDEAELKENGADAIICTPDALLSFL, encoded by the coding sequence ATGAAAAAACTATTTATTTTTGATTTGGACGGCACAATATTAGATACGGTGCACACCATCGCCTATTATGTGAACGACGCCCTGAAGCACTTTGGTTTTCCCGAAAATGAAACCGATGCGTACAAATATTTTGCGGGCAACGGTGCCACTAATTTAATACACCGTTCCTTGGCCGCACACGGCTTGGATACCGAAGATAATTTCAACAAGGTTTATCCCTATTACATGGAGCAGTATAACAAAAACACCCTTTACAAGACCGCGCATTTTAAAGGGCTTCCCGAAACCTTAAAGGCGTTAAAGGAAAAGGGCATCGCCCTTGCGGTGGTTTCCAACAAGCCCGACTCCACCGTACAACCTCTTATGCCGAAATTTTTTGAGGAAGGTCTTTTTGATTACATCTTCGGCGCAAGGGAAAATGTGCCTTTAAAACCCGACCCTGCGGCAGTAAATGAAGTCATTCGCCTTTGCGGTGTGGAAAAGCAGGATGTGGTTTATGTGGGCGACACCGGCACCGATATGCAAACAGGTAAAAATGCAGGGCTTTTTACGGTCGGCGTGCTGTGGGGCTTCCGCGACGAAGCAGAATTAAAAGAAAACGGCGCCGATGCCATTATCTGCACACCCGACGCCTTATTGTCCTTTTTATAA
- a CDS encoding MBL fold metallo-hydrolase, which translates to MQFDKKAISEFLESAPSETAESFYKAFKSAEGFIQYAEDHFNMEALGIEKMTDVLPMASEQVLSQSASRENYQKYFCDRLQVVAEMLEISRCGLGVTGHAGYIVKFLNTKIAVDPVFYLLDRETDKEELFKLLCTCDAVITTHDHGDHYEATLVDALSEFMPSFMPDFMGKEKKNTVFVKPGDEIDFKDVKLRFFESEHSSRTELVKEYGFAIEFEGKNYVFPIDVRAYKKPHAVFPNTEAVVLHLWLGRGAALNAHPEEMENFCDFANSFGAKKILISHLLDYKRDIQNMWSEVHFNMVKNKLKNSEVLKLGDWIKL; encoded by the coding sequence GTGCAATTTGACAAAAAAGCAATATCCGAATTTTTAGAGTCTGCCCCCTCCGAGACTGCCGAAAGCTTTTACAAAGCCTTTAAAAGTGCAGAGGGCTTTATACAGTATGCAGAAGATCATTTTAATATGGAAGCATTGGGTATAGAGAAGATGACAGACGTACTTCCGATGGCATCTGAGCAGGTTTTAAGCCAAAGCGCCTCCCGGGAGAATTACCAAAAGTATTTTTGCGACCGCCTGCAGGTGGTAGCAGAAATGCTTGAAATCAGCCGGTGCGGTCTGGGCGTTACAGGACACGCCGGATATATAGTAAAGTTTTTGAATACTAAAATTGCCGTTGATCCGGTTTTCTATCTTTTAGATAGAGAGACGGATAAAGAGGAATTATTTAAACTTTTGTGCACCTGCGACGCGGTTATTACTACTCATGACCATGGAGATCATTATGAAGCAACGCTTGTGGATGCGTTATCCGAATTTATGCCTTCTTTTATGCCGGATTTCATGGGGAAAGAAAAGAAAAACACTGTTTTTGTCAAACCGGGAGACGAAATTGACTTTAAAGATGTGAAGCTTCGTTTTTTTGAAAGTGAACACAGCAGCAGAACAGAGCTTGTAAAGGAATACGGCTTTGCAATAGAATTTGAGGGCAAAAATTATGTATTCCCGATAGATGTCCGCGCTTACAAAAAGCCCCATGCGGTATTTCCGAATACAGAAGCTGTGGTTTTGCATTTATGGCTGGGAAGAGGTGCCGCGCTAAATGCGCATCCGGAAGAAATGGAAAATTTTTGTGATTTTGCAAACAGCTTTGGTGCAAAAAAGATATTGATATCCCATTTGCTGGATTACAAACGAGACATTCAGAATATGTGGAGCGAGGTGCATTTTAACATGGTAAAAAATAAGCTTAAGAACAGTGAAGTTCTTAAGCTTGGAGACTGGATTAAATTATAA
- a CDS encoding site-specific integrase, which yields MAKNSKKRSIGHVKKLADNKYLLRLSLGFDDFGKRIQPSKVVVCSSDREAEKMLLEFYNERESLLINHNATTPKTLGQLFEYWKTNHIQKNLRGKTAEWYGSMWENHVKYAEKVKLDVLTPAHIIKIIDAVDGCRMQNAVFKMLKAMINKGVKWGFVSTNPCLRVDTPQYKAVEKNTLTEAEILRLSKAVDVEETKYKAIFYFAILCGMRRQEIVALKWSDVDFANNCFKICRAASHLTGKGTIAGETKTEKSVRILFLPDMLKKILLELNVEQSRIKFMYGNKWVNEDWIFTQNNGKIMHIQTPTHWWKEFANANGVENVTFHGLRHTAASFMIKNNVPISTVSSVLGHANITTTLNTYTHVIEDTKQMAINTMAGIVQKMPETIKASAAGANKKTVCAINCAIDH from the coding sequence ATGGCAAAAAACAGTAAAAAACGGTCTATCGGTCATGTGAAGAAACTCGCGGATAATAAATATTTGCTTCGGCTCTCGTTGGGCTTTGACGATTTTGGGAAGCGAATACAGCCGTCAAAGGTTGTGGTGTGTAGCTCCGATCGGGAAGCGGAGAAAATGTTGCTTGAATTCTACAACGAAAGAGAAAGTCTTTTGATTAACCACAACGCAACAACACCGAAAACCTTGGGTCAGCTTTTCGAGTATTGGAAAACAAACCATATTCAAAAGAATTTGCGTGGAAAGACCGCGGAGTGGTATGGGTCCATGTGGGAAAACCATGTTAAATATGCAGAGAAAGTCAAACTGGATGTTTTGACACCTGCACACATTATTAAAATAATTGATGCCGTAGACGGATGCAGGATGCAAAACGCGGTGTTTAAAATGCTTAAAGCTATGATAAACAAAGGTGTAAAGTGGGGCTTCGTTTCCACGAATCCTTGTTTACGCGTAGATACTCCGCAGTATAAAGCGGTAGAAAAAAACACATTGACGGAAGCGGAGATTTTAAGACTTTCAAAAGCTGTCGACGTGGAAGAAACAAAGTACAAGGCAATTTTTTATTTCGCAATCCTTTGTGGTATGCGTAGGCAAGAAATTGTCGCGTTGAAATGGTCTGATGTGGATTTTGCAAATAATTGCTTTAAAATCTGTCGTGCTGCTTCACACTTGACGGGAAAAGGAACGATAGCCGGAGAGACTAAGACAGAAAAATCAGTACGCATTTTGTTCTTGCCGGACATGCTCAAAAAAATACTGCTTGAATTGAACGTAGAACAAAGTAGGATAAAATTCATGTACGGAAACAAATGGGTGAACGAAGACTGGATTTTTACGCAGAACAACGGAAAGATAATGCATATACAAACCCCGACCCATTGGTGGAAAGAATTTGCAAACGCAAACGGGGTAGAAAATGTCACGTTCCACGGGTTACGACACACCGCCGCTTCGTTCATGATAAAAAACAACGTACCGATTTCCACCGTTTCGAGTGTACTCGGTCATGCAAACATCACAACAACATTAAACACATACACCCATGTTATCGAGGACACAAAGCAAATGGCAATAAACACAATGGCAGGGATTGTTCAGAAGATGCCCGAAACAATAAAAGCATCTGCCGCAGGTGCCAATAAAAAAACAGTTTGTGCAATAAACTGTGCAATAGACCACTAA
- a CDS encoding helix-turn-helix domain-containing protein → MTIGERIKQRRKELDLSIEDVAKRLGKNRATVYRYESDDIMHLPVTVLEPLARVLNTTPAYLMGWDDVENKLLPPNITEDFVTFPVLGEIAAGFDMVATEDWSGETVDIPTRYLKGRRQDEFFVLTVKGNSMYPLFHDGDIVLILKQTTLNRSGDIGVVLYEDENATLKKVEFVNGEDWMRLVPLNPEFFPRLVEGADLERCRILGIPKLSIREFE, encoded by the coding sequence ATGACTATTGGCGAAAGAATAAAACAAAGAAGAAAAGAACTCGATTTATCAATTGAAGATGTGGCGAAACGGCTCGGCAAAAACCGTGCTACCGTCTACAGATATGAAAGTGATGATATTATGCACCTACCCGTCACCGTGTTAGAACCTCTTGCAAGGGTTTTAAATACTACGCCTGCTTATTTAATGGGATGGGATGACGTGGAAAATAAACTACTCCCCCCAAACATAACAGAGGATTTTGTGACATTCCCGGTGCTTGGAGAAATAGCAGCAGGATTTGATATGGTTGCCACAGAGGACTGGTCAGGCGAAACCGTGGATATACCTACAAGATACCTAAAGGGACGTAGACAAGACGAGTTTTTCGTGCTGACCGTAAAAGGAAATAGTATGTATCCGTTATTTCATGACGGCGATATAGTTTTGATATTAAAGCAAACAACACTTAACCGTTCCGGTGATATCGGCGTTGTTTTGTATGAGGATGAAAATGCCACCTTAAAAAAAGTCGAATTTGTAAACGGTGAAGATTGGATGCGCTTAGTTCCCTTAAATCCTGAGTTTTTTCCACGATTAGTCGAGGGGGCAGACTTGGAACGTTGCCGAATACTGGGCATCCCAAAATTATCAATCAGAGAATTTGAATAA
- a CDS encoding helix-turn-helix domain-containing protein, which translates to MPNVKKLRGRIVESGYTIESIAKEIGINRATMYRKLSENAETFSVKEAVLISKKLSLNEQDISDIFFA; encoded by the coding sequence ATGCCGAATGTAAAAAAGTTACGTGGAAGGATTGTTGAAAGCGGTTACACCATTGAAAGTATTGCTAAAGAAATCGGTATCAACCGAGCAACTATGTACCGCAAACTAAGCGAAAATGCGGAAACTTTTTCTGTTAAAGAAGCGGTTTTGATTAGCAAAAAGCTGTCTTTAAATGAACAGGATATTAGTGATATTTTTTTTGCTTAG
- a CDS encoding AAA family ATPase, which produces MTLNDILQQLHNVSGNGKQYSAKCPAHDDNHASLSVSAGEKGVVLNCHAGCTVEQITASLGLTASDLFYSSTSNGNNSTASAIEYIYRDMDGKPVAKKIRYPNKAFCWMHINKSGEWEKGNGGRKLPLYHQYECQKCNELYIVEGEKDVDTLHSIKKAAVSLPNGAKSSWCNAYTDYFEGKNIAIIPDNDEPGRKFARMIADKLADIATVRIVDLSLLWEDIPEKADITDYVVQFGADSFKRVSELARETEPIKHKKRLISLANVEATQTQWLWYPYIPKGKITLMTADPGTGKTYFCLYLTATVSTGRPFFGETEGREPGKVIYQTAEDGYADTIVPRLQPMEPNFENVFFADESEKQLEFMDEELESIVKEAKPDLIIFDPLQAYLGMDVDMHRANQVRPIMSKVINIAEKYNVAVIFIMHNSKMGQNQALYRALGTIDIPAAARSMLIMGKDPEDDKQKLLCQEKSSLAPHGKTIMFHIDPSKGGIVFDGFSDYKADDILNPHQKTRNKPSATKDEVKEALLEMLRKGEGSASMDEIESLRVYSGWSKSTLYNAKEELKLQRVQIGYSKNKKTWWLLPNMDVNQFRNTHHVTNDECIDNVEDKPLLP; this is translated from the coding sequence ATGACACTGAATGATATTTTACAACAATTGCATAATGTGTCAGGGAACGGCAAACAGTATTCTGCAAAATGCCCGGCGCATGATGATAACCACGCGAGCTTAAGCGTATCAGCAGGTGAAAAGGGTGTTGTTCTGAACTGTCACGCAGGCTGTACCGTGGAACAAATAACCGCTTCTTTAGGCTTAACCGCTTCGGATTTGTTTTATTCTTCCACGTCAAACGGAAACAACAGCACCGCTTCAGCTATCGAATACATATACCGCGACATGGACGGAAAGCCCGTAGCAAAGAAAATCCGCTACCCAAACAAAGCTTTTTGTTGGATGCACATAAACAAGTCGGGCGAATGGGAAAAGGGCAACGGTGGGCGAAAATTGCCCTTGTATCATCAATACGAATGTCAAAAGTGTAATGAGCTTTATATTGTTGAGGGCGAAAAGGACGTGGACACACTACACAGCATAAAAAAAGCGGCTGTGTCTTTGCCAAACGGTGCCAAAAGCAGTTGGTGCAATGCCTATACTGATTACTTTGAGGGCAAAAACATTGCGATTATCCCCGACAATGACGAGCCGGGCAGAAAATTCGCCCGAATGATTGCGGACAAGCTTGCAGATATTGCTACCGTGCGTATTGTAGATTTGTCTTTGCTCTGGGAAGATATCCCCGAAAAAGCGGATATAACGGACTACGTTGTTCAATTCGGCGCAGATAGCTTTAAAAGGGTGTCAGAGCTTGCGAGGGAAACAGAACCTATAAAGCACAAAAAGCGGTTGATTTCTTTAGCTAATGTGGAAGCAACGCAAACGCAATGGCTGTGGTATCCTTATATCCCGAAAGGCAAAATAACGTTGATGACCGCTGACCCGGGGACGGGGAAAACGTATTTTTGTTTGTATTTGACCGCAACGGTGTCAACCGGGAGACCATTTTTTGGAGAGACGGAAGGTAGAGAACCGGGCAAAGTTATCTATCAGACTGCCGAGGACGGCTATGCAGATACAATTGTTCCACGTTTACAACCTATGGAGCCAAACTTTGAAAACGTCTTTTTTGCGGATGAAAGCGAAAAACAGTTGGAATTTATGGACGAAGAACTTGAAAGTATTGTAAAAGAAGCCAAGCCCGATTTAATTATTTTTGACCCTTTGCAAGCTTATTTGGGTATGGACGTTGATATGCACCGCGCAAACCAAGTGCGACCTATAATGTCAAAAGTGATAAACATAGCAGAAAAATATAATGTTGCGGTTATCTTTATTATGCATAATTCCAAAATGGGACAGAATCAGGCGTTATATCGTGCGTTGGGGACAATTGACATTCCGGCAGCAGCTCGCAGTATGCTCATTATGGGAAAAGACCCGGAGGATGACAAACAAAAACTTTTGTGCCAAGAAAAGTCGAGCCTTGCACCGCATGGCAAAACTATCATGTTCCACATAGACCCGTCCAAGGGCGGTATTGTGTTTGACGGTTTTTCTGATTATAAAGCAGATGATATTCTAAACCCTCACCAAAAAACGCGGAACAAGCCAAGTGCAACCAAGGACGAAGTAAAAGAGGCTTTGCTTGAAATGTTGCGGAAGGGTGAAGGTTCCGCTTCTATGGATGAGATAGAAAGTTTGCGCGTTTACTCAGGTTGGAGCAAAAGCACTCTTTACAATGCAAAAGAAGAATTGAAACTGCAACGTGTTCAGATAGGCTACTCGAAAAACAAAAAAACATGGTGGCTGTTGCCGAATATGGATGTAAATCAATTCCGAAACACGCATCACGTCACAAATGACGAGTGTATAGATAACGTGGAAGATAAACCGCTCTTACCTTGA
- a CDS encoding sigma-70 family RNA polymerase sigma factor, producing the protein MTNEELAIKIGQGESEHMEQLYKQCKRLLDMEADKYFRQHSTLCQHRGVEAEDLKAVTFFALHEAVQAYCNSDKQYSFNSYLKYPLQNTFNSTVGLRTKRDQNDPLNLCLSLNAPLPGTDEELELQDIITDSTAEMTADVDFQATVQGVFPLVKDVLGTEKQRQYYIIEQMYKHEKTARQIAEERGTTQNTVYQDVRTAFRFLRRNNRIRMYADDVIGCTYKRSGFFSFKNNRQSCVEWAVMKLEEKEGKRCKNANKGQALKSEHEKK; encoded by the coding sequence ATGACTAACGAAGAGCTGGCTATAAAAATAGGTCAGGGCGAATCGGAACACATGGAACAGCTGTACAAGCAATGCAAAAGGCTGTTGGATATGGAAGCGGACAAATACTTTCGGCAACACTCCACCTTGTGCCAACACCGTGGAGTGGAAGCCGAGGACTTAAAAGCGGTAACCTTCTTTGCGTTGCATGAAGCGGTACAAGCCTATTGCAATAGCGATAAACAGTACAGCTTCAATTCATACTTAAAATATCCGCTTCAGAACACGTTTAATTCCACGGTTGGCTTGCGTACCAAGCGCGACCAAAACGACCCACTAAACCTATGCCTTAGTCTTAACGCACCGCTTCCCGGTACAGACGAAGAACTGGAGCTGCAGGACATAATCACAGACAGCACCGCAGAAATGACCGCAGACGTTGACTTTCAAGCAACCGTGCAAGGAGTGTTCCCTTTGGTAAAAGACGTCTTAGGGACGGAAAAACAACGTCAGTACTATATAATCGAACAGATGTACAAGCATGAAAAGACCGCGCGACAGATTGCGGAAGAACGCGGAACAACACAAAATACAGTTTATCAAGATGTGCGTACTGCGTTCCGCTTCTTGCGAAGAAACAACCGTATCAGGATGTATGCTGATGATGTCATCGGCTGTACATACAAACGTTCCGGCTTTTTCAGTTTCAAGAATAACAGACAAAGCTGTGTAGAATGGGCTGTTATGAAACTGGAAGAAAAGGAAGGAAAGAGGTGTAAAAATGCGAATAAGGGACAAGCCCTAAAAAGTGAACACGAAAAGAAATAA
- a CDS encoding helix-turn-helix transcriptional regulator: protein MKIRKQTYGDKNLVGRNIERMRKNKGIKQKDFIAQMQILGCDINPASYSKLEGQLRSVTDKEIYVIAKILGVKIEELYEKETPVL from the coding sequence ATGAAGATAAGAAAGCAAACTTACGGCGATAAGAATCTTGTGGGCAGAAATATTGAACGGATGCGGAAAAACAAGGGTATCAAACAAAAAGATTTTATTGCGCAAATGCAAATTTTAGGGTGTGATATTAATCCGGCAAGCTATTCAAAGCTTGAGGGGCAATTAAGAAGTGTCACAGATAAGGAAATCTATGTGATTGCTAAAATTCTTGGTGTTAAAATTGAAGAATTATACGAAAAAGAAACGCCTGTTCTTTGA
- a CDS encoding helix-turn-helix transcriptional regulator: MQKVNTDKTFAENLKRIRKQKGLTQEQTVAKLQVLGSPITRSTYSLIEMGKGNIFVSDLVGLRQIFGVDYHEFFKGIPVQREKTRS, from the coding sequence ATGCAAAAAGTAAATACAGATAAAACATTTGCTGAAAACCTTAAGCGCATCCGAAAGCAAAAAGGCTTAACGCAGGAACAGACAGTCGCAAAATTGCAGGTTTTAGGTTCTCCCATTACAAGAAGCACCTATTCGTTAATCGAAATGGGAAAAGGCAATATATTTGTAAGCGATCTGGTTGGGCTACGTCAAATCTTTGGCGTGGACTATCACGAATTCTTTAAAGGTATACCGGTACAAAGAGAGAAAACAAGAAGTTAA
- a CDS encoding helix-turn-helix transcriptional regulator: protein MIHSIIERHDKLTPLTETEIKIVATAAKLFLEQGFSATTHRQIAKEAGIGLGTLTYHYRAKEDLLHILMEELMDYHLDIIEAATEQKQDNLFAYATEITMQIALCETNKMAWDLYHAAYTHPTTFAYIKDWASKKAHHLLCDITNLQESDFKNLEHITSGIELAALLTACDRYFTLEDKIRLTLDSMMKIYDIPAPLREETIEKVLATDYEQLAQDMFARFVARL, encoded by the coding sequence ATGATTCACAGCATCATTGAGCGACACGATAAATTAACGCCCCTGACCGAAACCGAAATCAAAATTGTGGCAACGGCGGCAAAGCTGTTTTTAGAGCAGGGCTTTTCGGCGACCACACACAGACAGATTGCAAAGGAAGCAGGCATCGGGCTTGGCACGCTTACCTACCATTACAGAGCAAAGGAGGATTTGCTTCATATCTTAATGGAAGAGCTGATGGATTATCATCTCGACATTATAGAGGCTGCGACCGAACAGAAACAGGACAATCTGTTTGCTTATGCAACCGAAATCACCATGCAGATTGCCCTTTGCGAAACCAACAAAATGGCATGGGATTTATATCATGCGGCATATACACACCCGACCACCTTTGCGTATATCAAGGATTGGGCATCCAAAAAAGCGCATCACTTACTTTGCGATATTACAAATTTGCAGGAATCGGATTTTAAAAATCTTGAACATATTACAAGCGGAATCGAGCTTGCCGCGTTACTGACCGCCTGCGACAGATATTTTACGTTGGAGGATAAAATCAGACTGACCTTAGATTCCATGATGAAGATATATGATATTCCCGCACCGTTACGGGAAGAAACCATCGAAAAAGTGCTGGCTACAGATTATGAACAGCTGGCACAGGACATGTTTGCACGGTTTGTTGCAAGATTATAA